A section of the Arcobacter roscoffensis genome encodes:
- a CDS encoding HD domain-containing protein, translating to MFPTYTNHDDAHSLKILENIEMLLGNSIDNLSASELAVILLSAYWHDLGMVCNDIEEIKNEEWFDEYIDKSYKYDGNLTPNIVSEYIRLNHHKRLEKYLYDTSNILNESEKDLFINEYDVIDMAYKVSMSHNENTKDLEKFKEYQSNHNQDDFIFCAILLRLADVMDFDNDRTANSSYKFLGLENPINSENQFSQKEWKKHLDSLGFSYNYENKILYFKAIPKDPDTEFYIREFVKIIENELNKCTQLFNSHCHKWRDVFKLPYEIDISGINSKSRYKFGDYKFSFDNNQVLDLLTGNNIYSDPMIFVRELLQNSIDASLYRETLEKEKGKSDFKCEAINVTDWHDKDGNYWIRFDDYGLGMDEYVLLNYFTKIGKSFYESKDFNNEVGFKAISRFGIGILSCFMVANKIEVSTKKENSEAIRFSIKSLYSYFITQLESIHRNVSPFPSSDDSKIEKYRKEIGTSIAIQIDFNKLNRWFEIKKELLRHIYYSPVEIQYKNEKIGTTIDELEKNPWIDEETIIELNEKDDSKIKSFFTITNMNERFKLRIKPIKLSDYSNNNKIKAQMVIVEVFSNILKVEGNIQREILIQRSFVNDESLELKLNRTNPKISHSSKSTRILLKNYKELVSFDKLTYSKLGHNGIFNTKDFSDLFNEKLTSITNSEKFVITHIYLSNEFRPSLDISRSKEINFDYKTISTVNLMMSKFITKNNLTKETYDCSLVRNRFSGNITYNEILNDENSKEWKEEKIFLLENDNYGSLKELVNKRIYNYPRIEHFNLDYIYKSHTRQMFVLILVSLFTDGYLDKKGFYYVEKIYEQPKEVNAEKYFNVGFFLKYEESIRTKLQLSYKHEYFSLNIEHPFSKWLLENAKALNDNYKGIFEDIKNTFNSYYQNEKFEKLDSLLRLLEKLKPNIIDDVIIKSIETLKEGS from the coding sequence ATTTTCCCAACTTATACAAATCATGATGACGCACATTCTCTAAAAATTTTAGAAAATATTGAAATGTTATTAGGAAATAGTATTGATAACTTGTCAGCTAGTGAATTAGCTGTAATATTATTATCTGCATATTGGCATGATTTAGGAATGGTTTGTAATGATATTGAAGAGATAAAAAATGAAGAATGGTTTGATGAGTATATAGATAAATCATATAAGTATGATGGAAATTTAACGCCTAATATTGTTTCTGAATATATAAGATTAAATCATCATAAAAGATTAGAAAAGTATCTTTATGATACTTCAAATATATTAAATGAATCAGAAAAAGATTTATTTATAAATGAATATGATGTAATTGATATGGCTTATAAAGTATCAATGAGTCACAATGAAAATACAAAAGATTTAGAAAAATTTAAAGAATATCAATCAAATCATAATCAAGATGATTTTATTTTTTGTGCTATTTTATTGAGGTTAGCTGATGTTATGGATTTTGACAATGATCGAACAGCTAATTCTTCTTATAAGTTTTTAGGTTTAGAAAACCCAATAAATAGTGAAAATCAATTTAGTCAAAAAGAATGGAAAAAACATTTAGATAGTTTAGGATTTAGCTATAATTATGAAAATAAAATACTCTATTTTAAAGCTATTCCAAAAGACCCTGACACAGAATTTTATATTAGAGAATTTGTAAAAATTATTGAAAATGAGTTAAATAAATGTACTCAACTTTTTAATTCTCATTGTCATAAATGGAGAGATGTTTTTAAATTACCTTATGAAATAGATATTTCAGGTATTAATTCAAAAAGTAGGTATAAATTTGGAGATTATAAATTTTCATTTGATAATAATCAAGTATTAGATTTACTAACTGGAAATAATATATATTCTGATCCTATGATTTTTGTAAGAGAATTATTACAAAATTCAATTGATGCTTCTTTATATCGAGAAACTTTAGAAAAAGAAAAAGGTAAAAGTGATTTTAAATGTGAAGCAATAAATGTAACAGATTGGCATGATAAAGATGGTAATTACTGGATTAGATTTGATGATTATGGTTTAGGAATGGATGAGTATGTCTTACTTAATTATTTTACAAAAATTGGAAAGTCGTTTTATGAATCAAAAGATTTTAATAACGAAGTAGGTTTTAAGGCAATAAGTAGATTTGGTATAGGAATATTATCTTGTTTTATGGTTGCTAATAAAATTGAAGTAAGTACAAAAAAAGAAAATAGTGAAGCTATAAGATTTTCTATTAAATCTCTTTATTCTTACTTTATAACGCAATTAGAAAGTATACATAGAAATGTATCTCCATTTCCATCATCTGATGACTCAAAAATTGAAAAATATAGAAAAGAGATTGGTACATCAATAGCAATACAAATTGATTTTAATAAATTAAACAGATGGTTTGAAATAAAAAAAGAACTTTTAAGACATATATATTATAGTCCAGTTGAAATACAATATAAAAATGAAAAAATTGGAACAACTATTGATGAACTTGAAAAAAATCCTTGGATTGATGAAGAAACAATTATTGAATTAAATGAGAAAGACGATTCAAAAATTAAATCTTTTTTTACTATTACCAATATGAATGAAAGATTTAAGTTAAGAATTAAACCTATTAAATTGTCAGATTATTCTAATAACAATAAAATAAAAGCTCAAATGGTAATAGTAGAAGTTTTTTCTAACATTTTAAAAGTTGAAGGGAATATTCAAAGAGAAATATTGATTCAAAGAAGTTTTGTTAATGATGAATCTTTAGAATTGAAACTTAATAGAACAAATCCAAAAATAAGTCATAGTTCAAAAAGTACTAGAATATTGTTAAAGAATTACAAAGAACTTGTAAGTTTTGATAAATTGACTTATTCCAAATTAGGACATAATGGAATTTTCAATACTAAGGATTTTTCAGATTTATTTAATGAAAAATTAACTTCAATTACAAATTCAGAAAAATTTGTAATAACACATATTTACTTGTCAAATGAATTTAGACCATCATTAGATATTTCACGTTCAAAAGAAATAAATTTTGACTATAAAACTATTTCAACTGTAAATTTAATGATGAGTAAGTTTATTACTAAGAATAATTTAACAAAAGAAACATATGATTGTTCACTTGTAAGGAATCGTTTTAGTGGGAATATAACATATAATGAAATTTTAAATGATGAAAATTCTAAAGAATGGAAAGAAGAAAAAATATTTTTATTAGAAAATGATAATTATGGAAGTTTAAAAGAACTAGTAAATAAAAGAATTTATAATTATCCAAGAATTGAACATTTTAATCTGGATTATATTTATAAATCACATACTAGACAAATGTTTGTTTTAATTCTAGTTAGTTTATTTACTGATGGGTATTTAGATAAAAAAGGTTTTTATTATGTTGAAAAAATTTATGAACAACCTAAAGAAGTTAATGCAGAGAAATATTTTAATGTTGGCTTTTTCTTAAAATATGAAGAAAGTATAAGAACTAAATTACAGCTAAGCTATAAGCATGAATATTTTTCTTTAAATATTGAACATCCATTTTCTAAATGGCTTTTAGAAAATGCAAAAGCGTTAAATGATAATTATAAAGGTATATTTGAAGATATAAAGAATACATTTAATAGTTATTATCAAAATGAAAAATTTGAAAAATTAGATTCTCTTTTAAGATTATTAGAAAAATTAAAACCAAATATTATTGACGATGTAATAATAAAGAGTATAGAAACATTAAAAGAAGGAAGTTAA
- a CDS encoding agmatinase family protein: MSYRTLKEEIKILEQGLPPQEDDGFIGGRLNPKEASLVLIPVPWEATVSFGEGTAHAPDAIRVSSHQLDVETYHYIKPYTAGITMLETDKDLLKLSNKARKKAVKAIEALEKGNKNKKAIKFVNEASDILNTSVYKKAMKQLKKGKAVAVVGGDHSCPLGLLKALNDTQDEEFGVLHVDAHHDLRQAYEDFTYSHASIFYNALNECEKISQLVQFGIRDYSSEEEQRMIDYGQRGACLYDSHIQAQLASGKTLEEVFTPYIEKLPQNVYLSIDIDGLEPLNCPNTGTPVPGGLRYSELEHLVFMVVKSGRNIIGFDLCEVGTSDDEWDANVGARVLYQLCGALLASQGKIEYK; encoded by the coding sequence ATGTCATACAGAACATTAAAAGAAGAAATAAAAATACTAGAACAAGGCTTGCCACCACAAGAAGATGATGGTTTTATTGGAGGAAGATTAAATCCCAAAGAAGCTAGTTTAGTTCTAATACCTGTTCCATGGGAAGCAACAGTTTCATTTGGTGAGGGAACAGCACATGCTCCTGATGCAATAAGAGTTTCAAGTCATCAACTTGATGTTGAAACTTATCATTATATCAAGCCTTATACTGCTGGTATTACTATGCTTGAAACAGATAAGGATTTATTAAAATTAAGCAATAAAGCTAGAAAAAAAGCTGTTAAAGCAATCGAAGCCTTAGAAAAAGGAAACAAAAATAAGAAAGCTATTAAGTTTGTAAATGAAGCTTCTGATATTTTAAATACTTCTGTTTACAAAAAAGCAATGAAACAACTAAAAAAAGGTAAAGCTGTTGCTGTTGTAGGAGGAGATCATTCTTGCCCTCTTGGTCTTTTAAAAGCTTTAAATGATACACAAGATGAAGAGTTTGGAGTTTTACATGTGGATGCCCACCATGATTTAAGACAAGCTTATGAAGATTTTACTTACTCTCATGCCTCAATTTTTTATAATGCCTTAAATGAGTGTGAAAAAATCTCACAATTAGTTCAATTTGGAATTAGAGATTATAGTAGTGAAGAAGAACAAAGAATGATTGATTATGGGCAAAGAGGTGCTTGTTTATATGACTCACATATACAAGCACAGTTAGCATCTGGAAAAACATTAGAAGAGGTTTTTACTCCGTATATTGAAAAGCTTCCACAAAATGTTTATTTATCTATTGATATTGATGGATTAGAACCATTAAACTGTCCAAATACAGGAACTCCCGTACCAGGTGGTTTAAGATATAGCGAGTTAGAACATTTAGTATTTATGGTAGTTAAAAGTGGACGAAATATCATAGGTTTTGATTTATGTGAAGTTGGAACTAGTGATGATGAATGGGACGCAAATGTTGGTGCGAGAGTTTTATACCAGTTATGTGGTGCCCTACTAGCAAGTCAAGGAAAAATTGAGTATAAATAA
- a CDS encoding DNA alkylation repair protein, with the protein MAEQLKNVYTEEYISNLANEIEIYYKKFEKKSFIKAIFDKPWEHLELKQRMRHIALMLNKFLLITYEKQLEILKPVSTKFSGFEAMFFQDFVEVFGLDDFENSMKALEVFTIDSSSEFAIRAFILKYEDKTLNQMKLWAKSENEHLRRLSCEGCRPRLPWAVALPKFKNDPSKVLEIIELLKNDKSKYVQKSLANNLNDISKDNPQIVIDFVSKNLGISKDLDWICKHASRTLLKKGDKKILKLFDYGTTSHIDIRNFKYDSSVNLGDYFTFSFDLNSLETLGNLRVEYAIYYKKANSTNSKKVFMISQNEHKTKNKSFIKKLSFKDLTTRKHYLGEHFVSIILNGEEKIKRSFVLNDTSN; encoded by the coding sequence ATGGCTGAACAATTAAAGAATGTCTATACAGAAGAATATATTTCAAATTTAGCAAATGAAATTGAGATATACTATAAAAAATTTGAAAAAAAAAGTTTTATCAAAGCTATTTTTGATAAACCTTGGGAACATTTAGAGTTAAAACAAAGAATGAGACATATTGCTTTGATGTTAAATAAGTTCTTATTAATAACTTATGAAAAGCAACTTGAAATTTTAAAGCCTGTATCAACTAAGTTTAGTGGTTTTGAGGCTATGTTTTTTCAAGATTTTGTAGAAGTTTTTGGCTTAGATGATTTTGAGAATTCTATGAAGGCTTTAGAAGTTTTTACAATTGATAGTAGTAGTGAATTTGCTATAAGAGCATTTATTTTAAAGTATGAAGATAAAACTTTAAATCAAATGAAACTTTGGGCAAAGAGTGAAAATGAACATTTACGAAGATTATCATGTGAAGGCTGTCGTCCTAGACTTCCTTGGGCTGTAGCTTTACCTAAGTTTAAAAATGATCCTTCAAAAGTTTTGGAAATAATTGAACTTCTTAAAAATGATAAGAGCAAATATGTTCAAAAAAGCCTTGCAAACAATCTAAATGATATATCAAAAGATAATCCACAAATTGTAATAGATTTTGTTTCAAAAAATCTTGGAATTTCAAAAGATTTAGATTGGATATGTAAACACGCAAGTAGAACCTTACTTAAAAAAGGTGATAAAAAAATACTAAAACTTTTTGATTATGGAACTACTTCTCATATTGATATTAGAAATTTTAAGTATGATTCTTCTGTAAATCTTGGAGATTATTTTACTTTTTCTTTTGATTTAAATAGTTTAGAAACTTTAGGAAATCTAAGAGTTGAGTATGCTATTTATTATAAAAAAGCAAATAGTACAAATTCTAAAAAAGTTTTTATGATAAGTCAAAATGAACATAAAACAAAAAATAAAAGTTTTATAAAGAAACTAAGTTTTAAAGACTTAACTACAAGAAAACACTATTTAGGAGAGCATTTTGTCTCTATTATTTTAAATGGTGAAGAAAAAATAAAAAGGAGTTTTGTTTTAAATGACACCAGCAATTAA
- the ybaK gene encoding Cys-tRNA(Pro) deacylase, producing the protein MTPAINLLKKNKCEFKIHKYDHDPACENYGEEAALKLGLDENQVYKTLLVELSPKELAVAVLPVSKQLSLKEVANAFKAKKAVMANKQEAQKVTGYLLGGISPLGQKKRLKTILDESAKSYDTIFVSGGKRGLDIEVKPQDLIKLLNANYYKVTA; encoded by the coding sequence ATGACACCAGCAATTAATCTACTTAAAAAAAATAAATGTGAATTTAAAATACACAAGTATGACCATGATCCAGCTTGTGAAAACTATGGAGAAGAAGCAGCTTTAAAATTAGGTCTTGATGAAAACCAAGTATATAAAACGCTTTTAGTTGAATTATCACCAAAAGAATTAGCAGTTGCAGTTCTACCTGTATCAAAACAGTTAAGTCTAAAAGAAGTTGCAAATGCTTTTAAAGCAAAAAAAGCTGTGATGGCAAACAAACAAGAAGCACAAAAAGTAACAGGATATTTACTTGGAGGGATTTCACCTTTGGGGCAGAAAAAAAGATTAAAAACTATTCTTGATGAGAGTGCCAAAAGTTATGATACTATTTTTGTAAGTGGCGGTAAAAGAGGTTTAGATATTGAAGTAAAGCCACAAGATTTAATTAAACTTTTAAATGCAAATTACTATAAGGTTACTGCCTAG
- a CDS encoding NAD-glutamate dehydrogenase domain-containing protein produces MANSDMHAICSQLLTPDDLAVSNELFEEVLKEDIVSKILDGKDTKYVKIFSTKKLFLSHITPLLHNIGFEIIDEVTYNISHKNKEIYISRFNLNVTDTSKLEEAKDNLEFIIANSLKDCNIKHSKAFSLVYKQNLSIRKIKLLRAFIEYIDQAVLTINSATILNTLTKHDKLACMFVKYFIAKFDPEAKDRKKQLSEIEEKIKDEIKAIPQIIDDKVLNITFMFLKSLLRTNYFLNKKTIALKIDTKTFGKDLRGLQPNFENFIYHQDFYGVHLRMSKVSRGGLRWSDRHDDYRQEVKSLMITQEGKNSIIIPDGSKGGFVINKDIFSEFSKESFTEIYSEFIHANLDLVDNMIDGKVVRDERIVAYDGDDPYFVVAADKGTASMSDVANDIAISRGYWLGDAFASGGSNGYGHKDLGITARGSIMSTKRFFIEDGIDIYKDEVSVVGIGSMSGDVFGNGLIESEKFKLLAAISHSDIFVDPNPDLKVSFKERKRLFESKNGGWKNYNTKLISKGGGIFKRSDKEITLSPEIKKLLNTTKKVISGEELSRRLLTLEVDMLFNGGVGTYAKASDENNLDLGDKQNEAVRVDANEIKAKVVCEGGNLGFTQRARIEYALNGGRIHQDAIDNAAGVNTSDHEVNLKILLNSIKAQGILSQKQVQDTLYSLTDQVVDMVLQSNYDQAFVISIDEQFSRKYVDDFIRTIEILENNVEAFNRKDFYIPKNENIHEIIDIHGSIVRPVLGSLLSYSKIFVKKVLLETNLIDEQFAQQYLYRYFPKSFVGAYEHDISNHPLKREIIATMMADIIINSQGCTFVSDYEKLGKDRFLLKIKSYLIIKQLFGARAIRQKIYDQDYTMNIEKQYKLINKLEYTLYASTRWMLKYLKKNQLDSSHILDHKEELFQLLSEVHNQKVEVLIENDNDFNQFYSVIDYLRFAIAAIMIKEDTHHSFKDVIILFYSLIHEFNILEIVIALNRVKITNQSDMTLRNQVLQFIDFIVVDYTKKVLEFKRVNEEPDVAFANFVTNEKEVFYKVRSHLDTFMAKETKDIKEIAITVNQLMVSLI; encoded by the coding sequence ATGGCTAATTCAGATATGCACGCGATATGTTCTCAACTTTTAACACCTGATGATTTAGCTGTAAGCAATGAGCTTTTTGAAGAGGTATTAAAAGAAGACATTGTTTCTAAGATTTTAGATGGAAAAGATACAAAATATGTAAAGATTTTTTCAACAAAAAAACTTTTCTTATCTCATATAACACCTTTATTACATAATATTGGCTTTGAAATTATTGATGAGGTTACATATAATATCTCTCATAAAAATAAAGAGATTTATATCTCAAGGTTTAACTTAAATGTTACAGATACAAGTAAACTTGAAGAAGCAAAAGATAATTTAGAGTTTATAATAGCAAATAGTTTAAAAGACTGCAATATTAAGCATTCAAAGGCATTTAGTTTAGTTTATAAACAAAATTTATCAATTAGAAAAATCAAGCTTTTAAGAGCTTTTATCGAGTATATAGACCAAGCTGTACTTACTATAAATTCAGCAACAATTTTAAATACTCTTACAAAACATGACAAGTTAGCTTGTATGTTTGTAAAATATTTTATTGCAAAATTTGATCCAGAAGCAAAAGATAGAAAAAAACAATTAAGTGAAATTGAAGAGAAAATAAAAGATGAAATTAAAGCAATTCCTCAAATTATTGATGACAAGGTTTTAAACATCACATTTATGTTCTTAAAATCACTTTTAAGAACAAACTATTTTTTAAATAAGAAAACAATAGCTTTAAAAATTGATACAAAAACTTTTGGTAAAGACTTAAGAGGTTTACAACCAAACTTTGAAAACTTTATTTATCACCAAGACTTTTACGGAGTTCATTTAAGAATGTCAAAAGTATCAAGGGGTGGACTTAGATGGTCTGATAGACATGATGACTATAGACAAGAAGTAAAATCACTTATGATCACTCAAGAGGGTAAAAACTCTATTATTATTCCTGATGGTTCAAAGGGTGGTTTTGTAATAAATAAAGATATATTTTCAGAGTTTTCAAAAGAGTCTTTTACTGAAATCTATTCAGAGTTTATCCATGCTAATTTAGATCTTGTTGATAATATGATTGATGGAAAAGTTGTAAGAGATGAAAGAATTGTAGCTTATGATGGTGATGATCCATATTTTGTAGTTGCTGCTGATAAAGGAACTGCTTCTATGAGTGATGTTGCTAATGATATTGCAATTAGCAGAGGCTACTGGCTTGGTGATGCTTTTGCTAGTGGTGGAAGTAATGGATATGGGCATAAAGATTTAGGTATTACTGCTCGTGGTTCTATTATGTCAACAAAAAGATTTTTTATTGAAGATGGTATTGATATATATAAAGATGAAGTATCAGTTGTAGGTATTGGTTCTATGAGTGGGGATGTATTTGGAAATGGTTTAATTGAATCAGAAAAATTCAAACTACTTGCAGCAATTTCTCATAGTGATATATTCGTAGATCCAAATCCTGATTTAAAGGTTTCTTTTAAAGAGAGAAAAAGACTTTTTGAGTCTAAAAATGGTGGTTGGAAAAATTATAATACAAAACTTATTTCCAAAGGTGGAGGTATCTTTAAAAGAAGTGACAAAGAGATTACACTTTCACCTGAAATTAAAAAGCTTTTAAATACTACTAAAAAAGTAATCTCAGGAGAAGAACTATCTAGAAGATTGCTTACATTAGAAGTTGATATGCTATTTAATGGTGGTGTTGGAACTTATGCAAAAGCTAGTGATGAAAATAACTTAGATTTAGGTGATAAACAAAATGAAGCTGTAAGAGTTGATGCAAATGAAATTAAAGCAAAAGTAGTTTGTGAGGGTGGAAATTTAGGTTTTACTCAAAGAGCAAGAATTGAATATGCTTTAAATGGTGGAAGAATTCATCAAGATGCTATTGATAATGCGGCAGGTGTAAATACTTCAGATCATGAAGTAAACTTAAAAATCTTACTAAATAGTATAAAAGCACAAGGGATTTTATCTCAAAAACAAGTTCAAGATACTCTTTACTCTCTTACAGATCAAGTTGTGGATATGGTTTTACAAAGTAATTATGACCAAGCTTTTGTGATTTCTATTGATGAGCAATTTTCAAGAAAATATGTAGATGATTTTATTAGAACGATAGAAATTTTAGAAAATAATGTAGAAGCCTTTAATAGAAAAGATTTTTATATTCCTAAAAATGAGAATATACATGAAATTATAGATATCCATGGTTCAATCGTAAGACCTGTTTTAGGTTCACTATTATCATATAGTAAGATTTTTGTAAAAAAAGTATTACTTGAAACTAATCTAATTGATGAACAGTTTGCACAGCAGTATTTATATAGATACTTCCCAAAATCTTTTGTTGGGGCATATGAACATGATATTTCTAACCATCCATTAAAAAGAGAAATAATAGCTACTATGATGGCAGATATTATTATAAACTCTCAAGGATGTACTTTTGTAAGTGATTATGAAAAGTTAGGAAAAGATAGATTTTTATTAAAAATAAAATCTTATCTAATTATCAAGCAATTATTTGGTGCAAGAGCTATTAGACAGAAAATTTATGATCAAGATTATACTATGAACATAGAAAAACAGTATAAATTAATCAATAAATTAGAGTACACTTTATATGCAAGTACTAGATGGATGCTTAAATATTTAAAGAAAAATCAGTTAGATTCTTCTCATATTTTAGACCATAAAGAAGAGTTGTTCCAACTTCTTTCAGAGGTTCACAATCAAAAAGTAGAAGTTTTAATTGAAAATGATAATGACTTTAATCAGTTCTATTCAGTTATTGATTATCTAAGGTTTGCAATTGCAGCTATTATGATAAAAGAGGATACACATCATTCCTTTAAAGATGTAATTATTTTATTCTACTCATTAATCCATGAGTTTAATATCTTAGAAATAGTAATTGCTTTAAACAGAGTAAAGATTACAAACCAAAGTGATATGACTTTAAGAAACCAAGTGTTACAGTTCATTGACTTTATTGTAGTAGACTATACAAAGAAAGTTTTAGAATTTAAAAGGGTAAATGAAGAACCGGATGTAGCTTTTGCAAATTTTGTTACAAATGAAAAAGAGGTTTTCTATAAAGTTAGATCTCACTTAGATACATTTATGGCAAAAGAAACAAAAGATATTAAAGAAATTGCTATAACTGTTAATCAATTAATGGTTTCATTAATATAA
- a CDS encoding SagB family peptide dehydrogenase: MKQFYDFFKYHQETKHSYHSVRVFPNRLDWNNQPSTLKNYPQNYKRIDLNTNLDNHNFLYLIAGVNAKKVYPTVEYYLRVNPSAGALYPNEIYFQVRNEDGFEDGIYHFEISSSNATLLYKLKEDEGIEGNLELEGSYDGFIFFISSVYYRSSWKYKNRAFRYCLLDAGHILGSIEASSYLFDKEFSIIYDFNREKLNKLFAFDEKEFFNSLVLCAKKTNASKNPILLDLPTVDGLKVEQNSKEEIFEKNELIENAYLLSSKINNKIVQLHKANFVYNKELFKETIFKRRSIRGFSNKSISKVEYESILNVLNQAITSDCDEQIDIYYVVNRVENMPIGLYKNGKLIKEGDFKSKAGYLCLEQDLGSSSAVTFYLTSKDKNYQALYQKAGIIGHRLYLASNYMQIGCSGIGAYYDDEVCEFIDEYCMVLYSLAIGN, encoded by the coding sequence ATGAAACAATTTTATGATTTTTTTAAATATCACCAAGAAACAAAACACTCTTATCATTCTGTTAGGGTTTTCCCTAACAGACTAGATTGGAATAATCAGCCAAGTACTCTTAAAAACTATCCTCAAAACTATAAAAGAATAGATTTAAATACAAATTTAGATAACCATAATTTTTTATATTTGATTGCAGGAGTAAATGCAAAAAAAGTTTATCCTACAGTTGAGTATTATTTAAGAGTAAACCCAAGTGCAGGAGCACTGTATCCAAATGAGATATATTTTCAAGTAAGAAATGAAGATGGCTTTGAAGATGGTATTTATCACTTTGAGATTAGCTCATCAAATGCTACTTTACTATATAAACTAAAAGAAGATGAAGGTATTGAAGGAAACTTAGAACTTGAGGGAAGTTATGATGGATTTATTTTCTTTATTTCATCTGTTTATTATAGATCTTCTTGGAAGTATAAAAATAGAGCCTTTAGATATTGTTTATTGGATGCAGGACATATTTTAGGTTCAATTGAGGCTTCTTCTTATTTATTTGATAAAGAGTTTTCAATAATATATGATTTTAATAGGGAGAAATTAAATAAACTTTTTGCTTTTGATGAAAAGGAATTTTTTAATTCATTAGTGCTGTGTGCAAAAAAGACAAATGCCTCTAAAAACCCTATATTATTAGACTTGCCTACAGTTGATGGATTAAAAGTTGAGCAAAATAGTAAAGAAGAAATTTTTGAAAAAAATGAATTAATTGAAAATGCATATCTCCTCTCATCTAAAATAAATAATAAAATAGTACAATTACACAAAGCAAACTTTGTTTATAATAAAGAACTTTTTAAAGAAACAATTTTTAAAAGAAGGTCTATACGAGGCTTTTCTAATAAGTCTATTTCTAAAGTTGAATATGAATCAATATTAAATGTTTTAAATCAAGCAATTACTTCTGATTGTGATGAGCAAATTGATATTTATTATGTTGTAAATAGAGTTGAAAATATGCCTATTGGTTTATACAAAAATGGTAAGTTGATTAAAGAAGGTGACTTTAAATCAAAAGCTGGTTATTTATGCTTAGAGCAAGATTTAGGTTCAAGCAGTGCCGTAACTTTTTATTTAACTTCAAAAGATAAAAACTACCAAGCGTTATATCAAAAAGCAGGAATCATAGGACATAGGTTATATCTTGCTAGTAACTATATGCAAATAGGTTGTAGTGGGATAGGTGCTTATTATGATGATGAAGTTTGTGAATTTATAGATGAGTATTGTATGGTTTTATACTCACTAGCAATAGGAAATTAA
- a CDS encoding response regulator, with protein sequence MDKIRVLLIEDEKMIAENLKSVIENFGYEVVDIVDTAEDALEVAFDTSIDIVVSDIEIRGLTDGIEVSKILQNTYNLPIIFTTAYNDEEKIKRASDVVNMVGYLVKPIRIDELDTMIKIAITKYQILEKRKMKDINNIYKYDFTNKKIFEDDKEIVLTRNESILLSLLVNSMGDILSYDAVNTAIWKDKKGSDVARRQLIHRLKSKLEKIDIASEKGVGIYIKEKE encoded by the coding sequence ATGGATAAGATTAGGGTACTTTTAATCGAAGATGAGAAAATGATTGCTGAAAATCTAAAGTCTGTTATTGAGAACTTTGGATATGAAGTTGTTGATATAGTTGATACAGCAGAGGATGCTTTAGAAGTTGCGTTTGACACAAGTATTGATATTGTAGTTTCAGATATTGAAATTAGAGGTCTTACAGATGGTATTGAAGTTTCTAAGATACTGCAAAATACTTATAATTTACCAATTATTTTTACAACAGCTTATAATGATGAAGAAAAAATCAAAAGAGCTTCTGATGTAGTAAATATGGTAGGGTATTTAGTTAAACCTATTAGAATTGATGAACTTGATACTATGATAAAAATAGCAATTACTAAATATCAAATTTTAGAAAAAAGAAAAATGAAAGATATCAATAATATCTATAAATATGACTTCACAAATAAAAAGATTTTTGAAGACGATAAAGAGATTGTTCTTACAAGAAATGAAAGTATTTTACTTTCTTTATTAGTAAATTCTATGGGAGATATTTTATCTTATGATGCTGTAAATACTGCAATTTGGAAAGATAAAAAAGGTTCAGATGTTGCTAGAAGACAATTAATTCATAGACTAAAATCTAAACTAGAAAAAATAGATATTGCCTCTGAGAAGGGTGTTGGTATTTATATCAAAGAAAAAGAGTAA